The sequence below is a genomic window from Acetobacteroides hydrogenigenes.
TCCCTATTTTCATCTATTTAGATATAATCAGGTTAAGTAGCATTCTATCAAATATAGCAGAATGTTTTTACAGCGCCATTTTTTTAACTTTTTATCTTTTGATTTTACAAACTAAAATGAGTTTATTTAACAAAAAGGGAATTCTGGCACACGCACTACTGGCTTTATGAAGATTTTCAAGTACATACTACTTATTGTAGCAGTAACATTACTGCTTTTTGGTTCGTTTTTATACTACTCGGAAAAAACATTGCCCACCTATAAGCCCAAGGAGGTTATTTTTAGCAGCAGCTCGCAAAGCACCTTCGACAAGGATACCATCACCATTCTCACATGGAACATTGGCTACTGCGGATTAGGAAAGGACATGGACTTCTTTTACGATGGAGGAACAAGGATGCGTACCAGCAAGCCCATTACCCTTAGCAACCTTAAAGAGATTGTAAGAACCCTTACCGCAAATAACGATGCCGATTGCATCCTTCTTCAGGAGATTGACATTAATTCGAAGCGTAGCTACAACATCAACCAAGTGGAAGAAATGAAAGCCAACATGCCCGACTACCAGCACTACTTTGCAGCCAATTACGTTGCCGATCTCATTCCTGCTCCAATATCAAGCCCACTAGGTAGGGTAAACTCCGGAATCTTAACGCTAACCCAAACAAACCCCCAACAGGTAGCAAGACATAGCTACCCCGATAGGCATCCATGGCCCGAAGGGCTCTTTATGCCTAAACGATGCTTCATGGAGAGCCGAATCAGCACAAAATCAGGGAAAGAGTTGGTTATTGTAAACACCCACAACTCGGCTTACGATAACGGTAGCCTCCGAAAAATGGAGATGGACTTGCTTCGCGGCTTTGTTCTTAAAGAGTACCAAAAAGGCAATTGGATTATCGTAGGTGGTGACTGGAACCAAAATCCAACAGGTTACCTCCAGAAAAACGTAGATAAGGAAGCCTTAAAACATTTCACACCTGGCCAAATCCCCGAAGGCTACTTTCCAAAAGGATGGCATCTTGCATGGGATAAAGGAACCGATTCGAACCGTTTCCTAAACAAGCCCTACCAACAAGGAAAAACCATGACAACAACGATAGATTTCTTCTTACTTTCGCCCAACATCGAAACCCTAAGCGTACGAGTACTACGCGATGGATTTACCTACTCCGACCATCAGCCGGTGCGGGCCACATTTGTACTCAAGCAACCTTAATTTTGAATCAAAAGACAACCATTACCGACCATAAAAGACGCGTAAAGAAAAGCTTACCGTAAGCTAACAAAACTCTTAAATTACAGCGAGCTAGTTTGATTTAAAAAACTAATAGCTACTTTTATCTCGGATAATGAAGGGGTAGCAA
It includes:
- a CDS encoding endonuclease/exonuclease/phosphatase family protein yields the protein MKIFKYILLIVAVTLLLFGSFLYYSEKTLPTYKPKEVIFSSSSQSTFDKDTITILTWNIGYCGLGKDMDFFYDGGTRMRTSKPITLSNLKEIVRTLTANNDADCILLQEIDINSKRSYNINQVEEMKANMPDYQHYFAANYVADLIPAPISSPLGRVNSGILTLTQTNPQQVARHSYPDRHPWPEGLFMPKRCFMESRISTKSGKELVIVNTHNSAYDNGSLRKMEMDLLRGFVLKEYQKGNWIIVGGDWNQNPTGYLQKNVDKEALKHFTPGQIPEGYFPKGWHLAWDKGTDSNRFLNKPYQQGKTMTTTIDFFLLSPNIETLSVRVLRDGFTYSDHQPVRATFVLKQP